A stretch of Blautia liquoris DNA encodes these proteins:
- the murD gene encoding UDP-N-acetylmuramoyl-L-alanine--D-glutamate ligase, with amino-acid sequence MNLQGKKVCVFGAKKSGMSAAALLLKVRACPFIYDENDKLKPEKFQVITGEFPKKLLSEIELVVLSPGVPTDLPVVEKLRDAGIPIWGEVELAYRFGSGILMAVTGTNGKTTTTTLLGEIMKNYHPETFVVGNIGIPYTKVAAEETRNSVTVAEISSFQLETISTFHPKVSAITNITEDHMNRHHTMEEYIRVKELIASNQTSDDYCILNYEDEVLRKFGETIKPRVIYFSSERVLKSGIYLDQGHIMYRDGQAEQEVVDTAKLKILGLHNYENVMTAAAMALCIGVPLSCIKETVKKFKGVEHRIEYVTEKNHVTYYNDSKGTNPDAAIKGIQAMNRPTLLIGGGFDKESSYDSWIRAFNGKVKYLVLIGQTKEKIAQAARAGSFPADNIILCENLEEAVSRCAALALPGDAVLLSPACASWGQFDSYEQRGDKFKEYVRNL; translated from the coding sequence GGGAAAAAGGTCTGCGTGTTTGGAGCGAAAAAAAGCGGTATGAGTGCCGCTGCGCTTTTGCTGAAAGTCAGAGCATGTCCTTTTATTTACGATGAGAATGATAAATTAAAACCGGAAAAATTCCAGGTGATAACCGGAGAGTTTCCGAAAAAACTTCTAAGTGAAATAGAACTGGTAGTGTTAAGCCCCGGAGTCCCTACAGATCTGCCCGTTGTAGAAAAGCTCAGAGATGCCGGCATCCCGATCTGGGGTGAAGTGGAACTGGCTTACCGATTTGGATCGGGTATATTGATGGCTGTTACGGGTACAAATGGAAAGACAACGACGACGACACTATTGGGAGAGATTATGAAGAATTATCATCCGGAGACATTCGTAGTCGGCAATATCGGGATTCCCTATACGAAAGTAGCGGCAGAAGAAACCAGGAATTCTGTAACGGTAGCTGAGATTTCCAGTTTTCAGCTGGAGACGATCAGCACATTCCATCCAAAAGTCAGTGCAATTACCAATATCACAGAGGATCATATGAATCGTCATCATACGATGGAAGAATATATCCGTGTGAAAGAACTGATTGCAAGTAACCAGACATCTGATGACTATTGCATCTTGAACTATGAAGATGAGGTTTTGAGAAAATTTGGTGAGACGATCAAGCCAAGAGTAATATATTTCTCATCTGAACGTGTTCTTAAGAGCGGTATATACCTGGACCAAGGACATATCATGTACCGGGATGGACAAGCTGAACAAGAAGTGGTGGATACTGCCAAGCTTAAGATTCTGGGGCTTCACAATTATGAAAATGTGATGACAGCTGCCGCCATGGCTCTGTGCATCGGAGTTCCGCTTTCCTGTATTAAAGAGACCGTCAAAAAGTTTAAAGGTGTAGAACACCGGATTGAATATGTAACAGAGAAAAACCACGTTACATATTATAATGATTCGAAAGGCACAAATCCAGACGCTGCAATCAAAGGGATTCAGGCGATGAACAGACCGACACTTCTGATTGGGGGCGGATTTGACAAGGAGTCATCCTATGACAGCTGGATTCGCGCATTCAACGGCAAGGTAAAGTATCTGGTGCTCATCGGACAGACAAAGGAGAAGATTGCACAGGCGGCACGGGCAGGTTCATTCCCTGCGGATAACATTATTTTGTGTGAGAATCTGGAGGAGGCTGTGTCAAGATGTGCTGCACTTGCACTGCCAGGAGATGCAGTGCTTTTGTCCCCCGCCTGTGCCAGCTGGGGACAATTCGACAGCTATGAGCAGCGCGGGGACAAGTTTAAAGAGTATGTAAGAAACCTATAA
- a CDS encoding FtsW/RodA/SpoVE family cell cycle protein → MKKKYSIDYTLLVLVMILIICGLVLLFSTSAYNGRVKFHDSAYYFKKQLFATALGFFAMIIVSRMDYHKLLALAPALYVLSLLLSLAVLFFGDEYNGSRRWLSIGPLSFQPSEYAKLAVILFLAYVIDRSKRKTTGIWFMIMILVSVLPIVALVGSNNLSTAIIILGIAVITIFVSNPHYLPFIGIGCAGVGLVTVFLGMESYRMERLAIWRNPEAYEKGFQTIQGLYAIGSGGVFGKGLGSSLQKLGFVPEAQNDMIFSIICEETGLVGASLVILIFVLLVWRLMVISTHAPDLPGALIAAGIMGHMAIQVILNIAVVTNTIPNTGITLPFISYGGTSVLFLLSEMGLALSVSRQML, encoded by the coding sequence ATGAAGAAAAAATACAGTATTGACTATACTCTGCTTGTTCTTGTCATGATTTTGATCATCTGCGGTCTTGTCCTTCTTTTTTCAACCAGTGCCTATAACGGCCGGGTCAAATTCCATGACAGTGCATATTATTTCAAAAAGCAGTTATTTGCAACTGCCCTGGGATTTTTCGCCATGATCATCGTCTCCCGAATGGATTACCACAAACTTCTGGCACTGGCTCCTGCTCTTTATGTTCTCTCACTTTTACTGTCTCTGGCTGTACTTTTCTTCGGTGATGAGTACAACGGTTCCAGGCGGTGGCTCTCCATAGGCCCTCTGTCTTTTCAGCCTTCAGAATATGCAAAGCTTGCCGTCATACTCTTTCTGGCCTATGTCATCGACCGCTCAAAGAGAAAAACCACAGGCATCTGGTTCATGATCATGATTCTGGTGAGTGTGCTCCCGATCGTTGCTCTCGTGGGATCCAATAACCTGAGTACTGCTATCATCATCCTTGGTATTGCCGTTATCACGATCTTCGTCTCCAACCCACACTATCTTCCTTTTATAGGAATCGGCTGTGCGGGTGTAGGATTAGTGACAGTCTTTCTCGGGATGGAAAGTTATCGCATGGAACGGCTTGCCATATGGCGGAATCCGGAAGCTTATGAAAAAGGCTTTCAGACAATCCAGGGGCTATACGCCATCGGAAGTGGGGGAGTCTTTGGAAAAGGATTGGGAAGTTCTCTTCAAAAACTTGGTTTTGTTCCTGAGGCGCAAAACGATATGATCTTCTCCATCATATGTGAAGAAACCGGTCTCGTCGGAGCAAGTCTTGTGATCCTCATCTTTGTGCTGCTGGTCTGGAGGCTGATGGTGATATCCACTCACGCCCCTGATCTGCCCGGAGCACTGATTGCCGCAGGCATCATGGGACATATGGCAATTCAGGTAATATTAAATATCGCAGTTGTCACAAACACAATACCAAACACGGGAATTACGCTGCCCTTCATAAGTTACGGCGGCACCTCTGTCTTGTTTCTCTTAAGTGAGATGGGGCTGGCGTTGTCTGTCAGCCGTCAGATGTTATAG
- the murA gene encoding UDP-N-acetylglucosamine 1-carboxyvinyltransferase has protein sequence MGLYEIEGGIPLDGEVRIQGSKNAVLPMMAAALLQRGTLCLKGCPDILDVRCMERILKSIGAGIKRDADDIYIDCSQIDSEAVPGAYADKMRSSVILMGALLGRTKKVRIGLPGGCTIGKRPVDLHLMVLEALGAHLKVEDGMITGYADEMKGGFYRFERRSVGATENAVLAAVCADGVTILENCAKEPEIVHLCRLLRAMGAEIEGEKSGRICIKGVSVLTQTTFQVPADRIVAGTYLLAGAATRGQIILDQAPDEEMSALLSVYHKMGGQYEVKGGKLISDSRNLKYPAAYLETEEYPGFPTDLQSPLLAVCAGVTGVSQVNETIFENRFKAALQMRKMGADIRIEKSTAIVHGCSLYGADVEAFDLRGGAALVLAGLCAKGTTRISGIRHIERGYQDICGDIRSLGGRIKKKVE, from the coding sequence TTGGGCCTATATGAAATTGAAGGGGGAATTCCTCTGGATGGAGAAGTTCGTATTCAGGGGTCAAAAAATGCTGTCCTTCCCATGATGGCAGCCGCACTGCTGCAAAGAGGAACACTTTGCCTGAAAGGTTGTCCTGACATTCTGGATGTGCGATGCATGGAACGGATTTTAAAGAGTATCGGCGCCGGGATTAAAAGGGATGCCGATGATATATATATAGACTGCAGTCAAATAGATTCAGAAGCTGTACCGGGAGCGTATGCCGATAAGATGCGCTCCTCTGTTATTTTAATGGGGGCGTTGCTTGGCAGAACGAAAAAAGTCCGAATCGGGCTGCCCGGTGGGTGTACAATTGGAAAAAGACCTGTCGACTTACATCTGATGGTTCTGGAGGCATTGGGAGCACACCTTAAAGTGGAAGATGGTATGATTACAGGATATGCTGATGAAATGAAAGGAGGATTCTACAGATTCGAACGGCGCAGTGTGGGGGCTACAGAGAATGCTGTTCTGGCAGCCGTCTGTGCCGATGGAGTGACGATTCTTGAAAACTGCGCGAAAGAGCCGGAGATTGTTCATCTGTGCCGTCTGTTACGAGCCATGGGGGCGGAGATAGAAGGCGAAAAGAGTGGGAGAATCTGTATCAAAGGGGTTTCCGTATTGACCCAAACCACTTTCCAGGTGCCTGCGGACCGAATTGTCGCGGGAACTTATCTTCTGGCCGGGGCGGCGACCCGAGGACAAATTATACTGGATCAGGCGCCAGATGAAGAGATGAGTGCTCTTCTTTCAGTATATCATAAAATGGGTGGACAATATGAAGTAAAAGGTGGTAAACTAATATCGGACAGTCGGAACCTTAAGTATCCGGCTGCGTATCTTGAAACCGAAGAATATCCGGGATTTCCCACGGATCTTCAATCCCCTCTTTTGGCTGTATGCGCCGGAGTGACAGGGGTGAGTCAGGTGAATGAGACAATATTTGAAAACCGTTTTAAAGCAGCCCTGCAGATGAGAAAAATGGGTGCAGATATCCGGATAGAGAAAAGCACGGCGATTGTTCATGGATGCTCTCTCTATGGCGCAGATGTCGAAGCCTTTGATTTAAGAGGCGGTGCGGCCCTGGTTCTGGCCGGGCTTTGTGCGAAAGGAACCACTCGAATTTCTGGAATTCGCCATATAGAGCGCGGATATCAGGACATCTGCGGCGATATTCGAAGCCTAGGTGGGAGAATCAAAAAAAAGGTTGAATGA
- a CDS encoding cell division protein FtsQ/DivIB yields MGHKRKRGLPKRKKRLIRAMAGGIFLMGVLLFIIIFYTMNVQVEGNKRCTDDEIKGMVMKEPFSWNTFLMSRLKSHITYGRRTVIESVDVEYLNHNSIILHVSERYPIGYVEYEGFYYYFDKKGTVLQTMPKEETEQKTSDKYKEYEDVPLITGLEFNSEKEGTKIKVKDVRVLDSILELMRMFDKYSMKPDSVELSGQDDFTLHYGNIRVNLGKDERLEDKMTRAVAIIPELSNESGTLHLEDYKSDTQNIIFDKE; encoded by the coding sequence ATGGGACACAAAAGGAAAAGAGGACTGCCCAAGAGAAAGAAACGCTTGATCAGAGCTATGGCTGGCGGGATTTTTTTAATGGGAGTTTTGCTGTTTATCATTATCTTTTATACGATGAATGTTCAGGTTGAGGGAAATAAACGCTGCACAGATGATGAGATCAAGGGTATGGTTATGAAGGAACCATTCTCCTGGAATACTTTCCTGATGTCAAGATTAAAGAGCCACATCACATATGGCAGGCGGACAGTGATAGAGTCTGTAGATGTTGAGTATTTGAATCATAATTCAATTATCCTTCATGTCAGTGAGAGATATCCCATTGGATATGTGGAGTATGAGGGCTTTTATTATTATTTTGATAAAAAAGGAACAGTGTTGCAGACGATGCCAAAAGAGGAGACGGAACAGAAAACCTCCGACAAGTATAAAGAATATGAAGATGTCCCGCTGATCACGGGACTTGAGTTTAACAGCGAGAAAGAGGGAACAAAAATAAAGGTAAAAGACGTTCGGGTTCTCGACAGCATTCTGGAACTTATGAGAATGTTTGACAAGTACAGCATGAAACCCGACAGCGTTGAACTGTCCGGACAAGATGATTTTACACTACATTACGGAAATATTAGAGTGAATCTTGGAAAAGACGAAAGATTAGAAGATAAGATGACCAGAGCTGTGGCGATCATCCCCGAGCTGTCGAATGAATCAGGCACCCTTCATCTGGAAGACTATAAGTCTGATACTCAGAACATTATTTTCGATAAAGAATGA
- the ftsZ gene encoding cell division protein FtsZ: MTNEAESSAKIIVIGVGGAGNNAVNRMVDETIGGVEFVGVNTDKQALALCKAPTVLQIGEKLTKGLGAGAKPEIGEKAAEESVEEIKQILEGADMVFVTCGMGGGTGTGGAPIVAGIAKEMGILTVGVVTKPFRFEAKTRMSNALMGIDKLKQNVDTLIVIPNDKLLEIVDRRTTMPEALKKADEVLQQAVQGITDLINLPALINLDFADVQTVMTDKGIAHIGIGESKGDDKALEAVQQAVSSPLLETTIEGATHVIINISGDISLMDANDAASYVQNLAGEDANIIFGAMYDDSLTDTCKITVIATGLDDSTAKQASVSASRKASENKQKTNSNPGFKMPSLNMPNSGTSSQPRPASGQVTSNVPKKDIQIPDFLKNRSR, encoded by the coding sequence ATGACAAATGAAGCGGAATCGTCCGCAAAGATTATCGTCATCGGTGTCGGTGGCGCTGGGAACAATGCAGTTAACCGCATGGTCGATGAAACAATAGGAGGGGTGGAGTTTGTCGGTGTCAATACCGATAAACAGGCATTAGCTTTATGCAAAGCTCCTACCGTTCTTCAGATTGGGGAGAAACTGACAAAAGGTCTTGGTGCCGGGGCAAAACCGGAAATTGGTGAGAAAGCTGCGGAAGAGAGCGTTGAAGAGATAAAGCAAATATTGGAAGGTGCAGATATGGTATTCGTCACCTGTGGTATGGGCGGAGGAACTGGTACCGGTGGGGCTCCGATTGTGGCCGGGATCGCAAAAGAGATGGGTATCTTGACGGTCGGCGTTGTCACAAAACCGTTCAGATTCGAGGCAAAGACCCGTATGAGTAATGCCCTTATGGGAATTGATAAATTAAAGCAGAACGTGGATACATTGATTGTGATCCCGAATGACAAACTTCTTGAGATTGTTGACCGCAGAACTACCATGCCGGAAGCTCTGAAAAAGGCCGATGAAGTTCTTCAGCAGGCAGTACAGGGCATTACAGACCTGATCAATCTGCCGGCACTGATTAATCTGGATTTTGCAGATGTTCAGACCGTTATGACGGACAAGGGTATCGCCCATATTGGTATCGGAGAGTCAAAGGGAGACGACAAAGCTCTCGAAGCTGTACAGCAGGCCGTTTCCAGTCCGCTTCTTGAGACTACAATCGAAGGTGCAACCCATGTTATCATCAACATTTCCGGTGATATCTCTCTTATGGATGCCAACGATGCCGCAAGCTATGTACAGAATCTGGCCGGAGAAGATGCGAATATCATCTTTGGTGCGATGTATGACGATTCTTTGACAGATACCTGTAAGATCACTGTGATCGCAACAGGTCTGGATGATTCAACAGCAAAACAGGCAAGTGTATCTGCATCCAGAAAAGCTTCGGAAAATAAACAAAAGACGAATAGTAATCCTGGATTCAAGATGCCTTCTCTGAATATGCCTAATTCTGGCACGTCTTCTCAGCCAAGACCGGCATCCGGTCAGGTGACAAGCAATGTACCGAAGAAGGATATCCAAATTCCGGACTTTTTGAAGAATCGCAGTCGATAA
- a CDS encoding shikimate dehydrogenase codes for MKISGNTKLTGLLGSPVAHSISPLMHNESFRVLGLDYVYLCFDVKENCLKTAVEGLKACGIRGFNVTMPNKNRIVSLMDHLSPAASLIGAVNTVINDGGVLTGCNTDGVGFMRSAHAAGYDIIGQEMTVLGNGGAATAVCAQAALDGVKRIHIFLRRESTYYDRTEKLAKRLNEETSCEVLLYEQGDVESLQSCILQSAILVNGTPVGMSPDVDHSLIEDSSLLRPGLIVSDLIYEPKETKLLKLARSVGCHTFNGMYMLLYQGAESFRLWTGHMMPVDRIRKMYFEV; via the coding sequence ATGAAGATCAGCGGAAATACAAAATTAACGGGGCTTCTTGGAAGCCCGGTGGCGCACAGTATCTCTCCGCTTATGCACAATGAATCCTTTCGTGTACTTGGACTCGACTACGTCTATCTTTGTTTTGACGTGAAAGAGAACTGCCTGAAAACTGCAGTGGAAGGACTGAAAGCATGCGGCATCAGAGGGTTTAATGTTACGATGCCGAATAAGAACAGAATAGTCTCTCTGATGGATCATCTGTCGCCTGCTGCCAGCCTGATCGGAGCGGTGAACACGGTGATCAATGATGGAGGTGTTCTCACAGGATGCAATACAGACGGTGTGGGATTTATGCGTTCTGCACATGCTGCAGGGTATGATATTATTGGTCAGGAGATGACTGTGCTTGGAAACGGTGGTGCTGCGACTGCGGTATGTGCGCAGGCGGCACTTGATGGAGTAAAAAGAATTCATATATTTTTGCGAAGAGAAAGCACTTATTACGACAGAACCGAGAAACTGGCAAAAAGGCTAAATGAAGAGACATCCTGCGAAGTACTTCTGTATGAACAGGGGGATGTTGAAAGTCTTCAAAGCTGCATCCTGCAAAGTGCGATTTTGGTAAACGGCACCCCTGTGGGGATGTCGCCGGATGTGGATCATTCGCTGATCGAGGATTCCTCTTTATTACGGCCCGGTTTGATTGTAAGTGATCTGATCTACGAGCCAAAAGAGACGAAACTCTTAAAATTGGCACGATCTGTAGGCTGCCATACATTCAATGGAATGTATATGCTGCTTTATCAGGGTGCAGAATCCTTTCGGTTATGGACAGGTCATATGATGCCAGTTGATCGGATCAGAAAGATGTACTTTGAGGTTTGA
- the aroD gene encoding type I 3-dehydroquinate dehydratase, which translates to MSLRIKSITLGDGIPRICVPITGKSREEILSQSEIIARSQPDLVEWRSDYYEDVLKGESALQILESLSGIFGGIPVIFTFRSVEEGGNKEISVWEYQTLNIAVAQQAKADLIDVEVYRKDFNACSMIRQIHHLNGKVVGSNHNFQITYESEKMAEILYGMDECGADILKLAMMPKTPEDILRLFEVTRQVSDNTQKPVVTMSMGNLGKISRIGGGVFGSAITFASAVDVSAPGQIPLSEMRHILATIYNSTAKQ; encoded by the coding sequence ATGAGTTTAAGAATAAAAAGCATAACTCTTGGAGATGGGATTCCCAGGATATGCGTTCCTATTACGGGTAAGAGCAGGGAAGAGATCTTATCACAAAGTGAGATTATTGCCAGAAGCCAACCGGATCTTGTAGAATGGCGAAGTGATTACTATGAAGATGTTCTGAAGGGAGAGAGTGCACTTCAAATCCTTGAGAGTCTCTCTGGAATTTTTGGGGGGATTCCCGTTATATTTACATTCCGTTCAGTTGAAGAGGGCGGAAATAAAGAAATCAGCGTTTGGGAGTATCAGACGTTAAATATCGCTGTTGCACAGCAGGCAAAGGCGGATCTGATTGATGTAGAGGTTTACCGAAAAGACTTTAATGCCTGCTCAATGATCAGACAGATCCATCACCTGAATGGCAAGGTTGTCGGGTCAAATCATAATTTCCAAATCACATATGAGAGTGAGAAAATGGCTGAGATTTTATACGGTATGGATGAGTGTGGGGCAGATATCCTTAAGCTTGCCATGATGCCGAAAACGCCAGAGGATATCCTGCGCTTATTTGAAGTGACACGTCAGGTATCCGATAATACCCAAAAGCCTGTAGTGACTATGTCTATGGGGAACTTGGGGAAAATCAGCAGAATCGGCGGCGGAGTCTTTGGTTCTGCCATAACATTCGCATCGGCAGTTGATGTGTCTGCACCTGGTCAGATTCCGCTCAGTGAGATGAGACATATTCTGGCGACGATTTATAACAGCACAGCAAAACAGTGA
- a CDS encoding sigma-E processing peptidase SpoIIGA, which produces MYYEFYLDVYFLENLVMNYALLRITNKLLGCSATHLRSLLSAAVSSAASVCIILLYRYSMISTILVSVAANTLMVRFGCKIKDGKLLVRGICLFYTGSAGMGMLFSNLRRMTGATGVRAFVVTTAAAYCCISLVSWICNRLKRKQQRICDVTLFQGGREIHLRGLYDTGNMLWDTTLQSYVSVIDIVPVKELLSEEAAEELAKFCQKDICDKPELLLTLKPHYIPYKCVGCEMGLLPAVVLDTMYLKQNGVQKVITHPVIAVDKTYSSSLRSYQMILNPNLIDS; this is translated from the coding sequence TTGTATTACGAATTCTATCTGGATGTTTATTTCTTAGAGAATCTCGTGATGAACTATGCATTATTACGCATTACAAACAAACTTCTTGGATGTTCTGCCACGCACCTTCGAAGTTTGCTGTCTGCTGCGGTTTCATCAGCAGCATCTGTATGCATAATACTGCTGTACCGATACAGCATGATAAGTACGATACTGGTTTCTGTGGCTGCAAATACTTTAATGGTAAGATTTGGCTGCAAAATCAAAGATGGAAAACTCCTGGTACGAGGTATCTGCCTGTTCTATACAGGGAGTGCGGGTATGGGGATGTTGTTCTCAAACTTAAGAAGAATGACAGGTGCGACAGGTGTGAGGGCATTCGTTGTTACGACGGCTGCAGCATATTGCTGTATCAGTCTTGTTTCCTGGATTTGTAACAGACTGAAAAGAAAACAGCAGCGTATCTGCGATGTCACTCTTTTCCAGGGCGGAAGAGAAATACATCTGAGGGGACTTTACGATACAGGCAATATGCTTTGGGATACCACTTTGCAAAGCTATGTGTCAGTCATTGACATTGTGCCTGTAAAGGAACTGCTTTCAGAGGAAGCCGCAGAGGAGCTTGCTAAATTCTGTCAAAAAGATATCTGTGATAAACCAGAACTTCTTTTGACATTAAAGCCTCACTATATTCCATACAAATGTGTAGGCTGTGAGATGGGACTGCTCCCTGCTGTTGTTCTGGATACGATGTATCTGAAACAAAATGGTGTACAAAAAGTGATTACTCACCCGGTAATTGCTGTCGATAAAACCTATAGTTCTTCTCTCCGGAGCTATCAGATGATTTTGAACCCGAATCTAATAGACAGTTAG
- the sigE gene encoding RNA polymerase sporulation sigma factor SigE: protein MLMQATLPSHFRLRMLPRFQTVMYKKPGELFYIGGNDVLPEPLGATDEARAISQLSGETSEAEAARSKLIEHNLRLVVYIAQKFDNTGVGIEDLISIGTIGLIKAINTFNAEKKIKLATYASRCIENEILMYLRRNNKTKMEVSIDEPLNVDWDGNELLLSDILGTDEDIIYKGIEDEVEKKLLGKAIGKLNDREQTIVKLRFGINMPEGKEKTQKEVADLLGISQSYISRLEKRIMKQLRREIVKYE from the coding sequence ATGTTGATGCAAGCTACGCTGCCAAGCCATTTTCGGCTTCGCATGCTGCCCAGATTTCAAACGGTGATGTATAAGAAACCGGGTGAACTTTTTTATATAGGTGGAAATGATGTTCTGCCGGAACCGCTTGGTGCCACAGATGAGGCGCGGGCAATCTCCCAGCTTTCAGGGGAGACAAGTGAAGCCGAAGCCGCCAGAAGTAAGCTAATTGAACATAATCTAAGACTGGTCGTGTACATTGCGCAGAAATTCGATAATACCGGAGTTGGTATTGAAGATCTGATATCTATTGGAACCATTGGACTGATCAAAGCGATCAATACATTCAACGCAGAAAAGAAAATAAAACTGGCGACCTATGCGTCTAGATGCATCGAGAATGAGATTCTTATGTATCTGCGCAGAAATAATAAGACAAAGATGGAAGTCTCTATCGATGAACCACTGAATGTAGACTGGGACGGCAATGAACTCTTGTTGTCTGACATATTGGGAACCGATGAAGACATTATATACAAGGGAATTGAAGACGAAGTTGAAAAGAAACTTCTTGGAAAAGCGATTGGAAAGCTAAATGACAGAGAACAGACAATCGTTAAACTCAGATTTGGAATAAACATGCCTGAGGGAAAAGAAAAGACACAAAAGGAAGTCGCTGACTTGCTGGGAATATCTCAGTCATATATCTCCAGACTGGAAAAACGAATCATGAAACAGCTAAGACGCGAAATCGTTAAGTACGAATGA
- the sigG gene encoding RNA polymerase sporulation sigma factor SigG, which translates to MALNKVEICGVNTAKLPILTNEEKETLLFKVKEGDEEARQRYIKGNLRLVLSVIKRFSSSNENADDLFQIGCIGLIKAIDNFDTTMNVKFSTYAVPMIIGEIRRYLRDNNAIRVSRSLRDTAYKAINARDMYMKRNMKEPTIMEIADEIGIDKEDIVYALDAIQSPMSLYDPVYTEGGDTLYVMDQVSDKKNKEENWVQNLALSDALDRLAKRERHIINLRFYEGKTQMEVADEIGISQAQVSRLEKSALRSMKAYLN; encoded by the coding sequence ATGGCACTTAATAAAGTTGAAATATGTGGTGTGAATACGGCAAAGCTTCCGATTCTGACGAACGAAGAAAAAGAGACTCTTCTTTTCAAAGTGAAAGAGGGAGATGAGGAAGCCAGACAGCGTTACATCAAAGGTAATCTGAGACTTGTCTTAAGCGTGATCAAGCGTTTTTCGAGCAGCAACGAGAACGCGGATGATCTGTTTCAGATCGGATGTATCGGACTTATTAAAGCGATTGACAATTTTGACACTACAATGAACGTGAAGTTCTCAACCTATGCAGTTCCAATGATTATCGGTGAGATACGCCGTTATCTGCGAGATAATAATGCCATTCGTGTTTCGCGGTCACTTCGGGATACCGCTTACAAAGCGATCAATGCTCGCGATATGTATATGAAACGAAATATGAAAGAACCTACCATTATGGAAATAGCGGATGAAATTGGAATTGATAAAGAGGATATTGTCTATGCGCTGGATGCGATTCAGAGTCCTATGAGCCTTTATGATCCGGTTTATACAGAGGGCGGTGATACTCTATACGTCATGGATCAAGTCAGCGATAAAAAGAATAAGGAAGAAAACTGGGTTCAGAATCTTGCTTTATCCGATGCGCTTGATAGACTTGCCAAGAGAGAAAGACATATTATAAACCTTCGTTTTTATGAAGGAAAAACACAGATGGAGGTGGCGGATGAGATAGGAATCTCACAGGCACAGGTCAGCCGTTTAGAGAAAAGTGCACTTCGCAGCATGAAAGCATATTTGAATTAA